TTTCCACCCAGCCCGGCATCTCGCCGGCGACGGGGCAACCGGGCGCGGTCAGCGTCATGTCGATCTTGACCATGCGGTCGTCCTCGATGTCGATCTTGTAGATCAGGCCGAGTTCGAAGATATCAGCCGGGATTTCCGGGTCGTAGACCGTCTTCAGGGCGGAAATGACGTCGTCGCTGAGGCGAGCCAGCTCGTCGGCGGGAATCGCCGAATGAACGATACCGTCGCGGACGTCGATCTTGTCTTCCATTGCATCGAGGGACATGGGCCTGCTCCTAGGCAAAAAACTTGCGGGCATGGTCGAGCGCATCGGCCAATGCATCGACCTCTGCACGCGTATTGTAGAGGCCGAACGATGCCCGGCATGTGGAGGTGACGCCGAAGCGTTTCAAGAGCGGCTGGGCGCAATGGGTGCCGGCGCGCACCGCGACCCCTGCCCGGTCGATCACCATCGACACGTCATGGGCATGGATGCCTTCCAGCTCGAAGGAGAAGATGGAGCCCTTGCCCGGCGCAGTGCCGAAGATGCGCAGCGAATTGATCGCCGAAAGCCGCTCATGGGCATAGTCTCGCAGATCCGCCTCATGGGCGGAGATCGCCGCGCGGCCGATCTTTTCCATGTAATCAAGTGCATAGCCGAGGCCGATCGCCTGCACGATGGGCGGCGTGCCAGCCTCGAAGCGGTGCGGCGGGTCGTTGTAGGTGACGATATCCTCGCTCACGTCGACGATCATCTCGCCACCGCCCTGGAACGGGCGCATCTCGCGGAGGCGATCCATCTTGCCGTAGAGCACGCCGATGCCCGAGGGGCCGTAGAGCTTGTGGCCGGTCATCACGTACCAGTCGCAATCGATGTCGCGCACGTCGACCGGCATGTGCACGGCCCCCTGCGAGCCATCCACCAGAACCGGAATGCCACGCTCGCGCGCAATGCGGCAGACTTCCTTGACCGGAACGATGGTGCCGAGCGCATTCGACATATGCGTGATGGCGATGAGCTTGGTGCGCTCCGTCAGGCACTTCTCGAACTCTTCGATCTGGAACGCGCCCGTTTCATCGACCGGCGCCCAGACGAGCTTCGCACCCTGCCGCTCGCGGATGAAATGCCACGGCACGATGTTGGAGTGATGCTCCATGATCGAAAGGACGATCTCATCGCCCTCGCCGATCTTGGGCATGCCATAGCCATAGGCGACTGTGTTGATCGCCTCGGTCGAGGATTTCGTGAAGACGATCTCGTCGACCGAAGAGGCATTCAGGAAACGGCGCACTTTTTCGCGCGCCGCCTCATAGGCGTCCGTGGCGGCATTCGACAGGAAGTGGAGGCCGCGGTGCACGTTTGCATATTCGTTGGAATAGGCATGTGCGACCGCGTCGATCACCACCTGCGGCTTCTGCGCCGAAGCGCCGTTGTCGAGATAAACCAGCGGCTTGCCATAGAGCGTTTTCGACAGGATGGGGAAATCCTTGCGGATCGCCTCGACGTCGTAGGCCAGTGCGGGTGCGTGTTCCATCTCGATCGTCCTAAACTAGGCGTGCTTTTCCAGCCAGGCGGCGATGATGCCTTCCAGCGCTTCGACCAGCGGCTCGTCTTCCAGCTCTTCGACGATCTCGGCGACGAAGGCGTTGACCAGCATGGCGCGCGCCTTGTTTTCCGGAATGCCGCGCGCCATCAGGTAATAGAGCTGCGTGTGGTCGATATCGATCACGGTCGCGCCGTGGCCGCACTGCACGTCGTCGGCGAAGATTTCCAGCTCCGGCTTGGCGGAGAAGTCGGCTTCGTCGGAGAGCAGCAGCGTGTTGCACGACATCTTGGCGTCGGTCTTCTGGGCATCCGGCGCAACGCGGATCTGGCCCTGGAAGACACCGCGGGCGCGATCGAAGATCACGTTGCGGATGACTTCGCTCGACGTCGTGTTCGGCACGTCATGACCGACCGTGAAGGTCACGTCGGTGTGCGTCTCACCGCCGAGCAGGTTGATGCCGCGCAGCGTCAGGTCCGAGCCCTCGCCCGAAACGACCACATGGATTTCCTGCCGGACAAGCTTGCCGCCGGCATTGACCACGTAAAGGCGAAGCTTCGCGTCGGTGCCGAGCGTGATGCGGATCTGGCCGAGATGGGTATCCGCAGCGCCCTGTGTCTGCAGGATGATCCAGGTGATCTCCGCACCGTCGGCAAGCGTGATGTCGCTGACCGTCGTCACGAAGGCAGCATTCTCGCCGCCGGCCACATGGCGCTCGATGACAGTCGCCTTCGTATTGGCGCCGAAGGCCGCCGGGAAGCGCGTATGCGTCTGGCCGGCATTCTGGATCGTCTGGATCTCGAGCGGGGCTTCCAGCTCGGTACCGTCAGCCAGATCGAGCACGAAACCGTCGCGCACGAAGGCGCCGTTGATGCGGCCGATGGCATCGTCGCCGTCACGGGCGGCAAGCCCTGCGGCGGCGGTGCCGTCCACCAGCGCGTCCTTGAAAGTCCGCACCGTCACGCCTTCGGCCGTCGCGCGGGCGTCGGCAAGGCCGTTGGCGACCGAAACCACGGACGAACCCTCGACCAGCGGGCCGACCTTGGCGACCGAAGCTGCGGGATCGAAAGCCGGAACGGCGCGCAGGAGCGCCTTGAGGTCCGTATAGTGCCAGGCTTCCACGCGGCGCGTCGGAAGGCCGGCGGCCTTGAAGTCGCTGATCAGCGTGTCGCGGGCGGCCAGAACCGCGCCGTCGCCCGGCAGTTCGCCGATGGCGTTGTCATAGGCTTCGCAAAGCGCGGTCTCGGCGACCGAAAGCTTCATGCCTGTCTGCATGTTCATGGGATCACTCCTTCACCGTGCCGTCAGGCGGCAGCACCGATGATGTCGGCATAGCCGTTGGCTTCCAGCTCGTGCGCCAGCGTCTTGTCGCCGGACTTGATGACCTGGCCCTTGTAGAGAACGTGGACCGTATCCGGCACGATGTAGTCGAGCAGGCGCTGGTAGTGCGTGATGACGATGACGGCGCGATCCGGCGAGCGGAGCGCGTTGACGCCGTCGGCGACGATCTTGAGGGCGTCGATGTCGAGGCCGGAATCGGTCTCGTCGAGAACGCATAGCTTCGGCTCCAGCAGCGACATCTGCAGGATCTCGGCGCGCTTCTTCTCACCGCCGGAGAAACCGACGTTCAGCGGACGGCGCAGCATTTCCGGCGCGATCTTCAGTTCGGCGGCAGCTTCCTTGACGCGGCGCATGAAGTCCGGCGTCGTCAACTCGCCCTCGCCGCGCGCCTTGCGCTGCTCGTTCATCGCGACCTTGAGGAACTGCATGGTGGCAACGCCCGGGATTTCGACCGGGTACTGGAAGGCAAGGAAGATACCCTTGGAGGCGCGCTCTGCCGGATCGAGTTCCAGGATGCTCTCGCCGTTATAGAGGATGTCGCCCTCGGTGACTTCATAGTCCTCGCGGCCGGAAAGGATGTAGGAAAGCGTCGACTTGCCGGAGCCATTCGGACCCATGATGGCGGCGACTTCGCCGGCCTTCACGGTGAGGTTCAGGCCGCGGATGATCTCGGTGCCGTCTTCGGCGATGCGGGCGTGCAGGTTCTTGATTTCAAGCATGGACATATCCTTTTCGGACGAATTCGTTTGGCGGCGCGCGTCTTGCGCGCGCCCGGATGATCAATGGGCGAAGGTCAGCCGACCGAGCCTTCCAGCGAGATGCCGATCAGCTTCTGCGCCTCGACGGCGAATTCCATCGGCAGTTCCTGAATGACTTCCTTGACGAAGCCGTTGACGATCAGCGCGATCGCCGCTTCGGTCGGGATGCCGCGCTGCAGGCAGTAGAACAGCTGGTCTTCGGAAATCTTCGAGGTGGTTGCCTCGTGCTCGAACTGGGCCGTGGCGTTCTTCGCCTCGATATAGGGCACGGTATGCGCACCGCACTTGTCGCCGATCAGCAGCGAGTCGCACTGGGTGAAGTTGCGCGCGTTCTCCGCCTTGCGGTGGGCCGAGACCTGACCGCGATAGGTGTTGTTGGAGAAGCCCGCGGAAATGCCCTTGGAAACGATGCGGCTCGACGTGTTCTTGCCGAGATGGATCATCTTCGTGCCCGAGTCGATCTGCTGATGGCCGTTGGAAACGGCGATCGAGTAGAACTCGCCGCGCGAGCCATCGCCGCGCAGGATGCAGGACGGGTACTTCCAGGTGATGGCGGAGCCGGTTTCCACCTGCGTCCACGAAATCTTCGAGTTCTTGCCGCGGCAATCGCCGCGCTTCGTCACGAAGTTGTAGATGCCGCCCTTGCCTTCCTTGTCGCCCGGATACCAGTTCTGGACGGTGGAATACTTGATCTCGGCATCGTCGAGCGCGACGAGTTCGACCACGGCGGCGTGAAGCTGGTTTTCGTCACGCTGCGGCGCGGTGCAGCCTTCGAGGTAGGAGACGTAAGCGCCCTCTTCCGCGATGATCAGCGTGCGCTCAAACTGGCCGGTGTTCTTCTCGTTGATACGGAAGTAGGTCGACAGTTCCATCGGGCAGCGAACGCCCTTCGGTACGAAGACGAAGGAACCGTCGGTGAAGACGGCGGTATTCAGCGTGGCGTAGAAATTGTCGGTCGCCGGAACGACGGAGCCGAGATACTTCTTCACGAGTTCGGGATGTTCGCGGATGGCTTCCGAGATCGACATGAAGATCACGCCGGCCTTCTTCAGCTCTTCCTTGAAAGTCGTGACAACAGACACGGAATCGAAGACGGCATCGACGGCGATCTTGGACTTTTCGACGCCAGCGAGGATTTCCTGCTCGCGCAGCGGAATGCCCAGCTTCTCATACGTCTTCAGCAGCTCGGGATCGACCTCGTCGAGCGACTTCGGGCCGCTCTGGTTCTTCGGAGCGGCATAGTAGTAGAGGTCGTTGAAATCGATCTTGGGATAATCGACGCGCGCCCAGGTGGGCTCTTCCATGGTCAGCCAGCGGCGATAGGCGTCGAGGCGCCATTCGAGCATCCAATCCGGCTCGTCCTTCTTGGCGGAGATGAAGCGGATAATATCCTCGGAAAGACCCTTCGGGGCCTTGTCCATCTCGATCTTCGTCTCGAAGCCGTATTTGTACTGGTCGACGTCAATCTGACGGACCTGATCGATCGTTTCCTGCACCGCAGGCATATCGTTCTCCAATCTCGCCGGAGACAAGGTCCGGCAGCTTGTTAACGGGTGGCGGTCAGCCGCCGGTTATGTAAGCGCCAAAGGCGGCTTTTCCCACCCTTTGGCAAGCGAAAACTCGCGTTTCCGCAAGAATCCTTCAGGCCGCGTTCCCGGTCACGCGTCGCCGGGAGACGACGCGTGAGAAAGCGGCCAGAAATCGGTCCACATCGGCCTGCGTGGACCCCGCCCCGAGCGAGACACGCAACCCGCCGAGCATGGCGTCGAATCCCATTGCAGTCAGCACATGGCTCTGTCCGACCTTGCCGGAAGAGCAGGCGGAGCCGGCCGAAAGCGCGATACCTTCGAGATCGAAGGCGATCTGTCCCGTCTCGGACTTGAGACCCGGCAGGCTGAAGAAGGACGTATTGGCGATACGCTCGCCATCCGCGCCATGAACGATGACGTCATTGGCGACGAGCCGCATGCCCGCTTCCAGCCCGTCGCGCAGACCGGCGATCCGGGTATTGCGTTCAGCCATATCGGCAACCGCCGCACGCGCCGCAGCGGCAAAGCCGGCAAGCGCGGCCGGGTTCTCCGTGCCGGAACGATGCCCCTTCTCCTGCCCGCCCCCGCGGATGAGCGGCGCCGGCATCAGCACTTCGCCGCGCGTCACAAGCGCGCCCGCACCCTTAGGGCCACCCAGCTTGTGCGAGGAGATGATCAAGAAGTCGGCATCCAGCGCCTCGATATCGACAGGCATGCGGCCAACGGCCTGCACCGCATCCACCACGAGAAGCCCGCCATGACGGCGTACGACTTCCGCGGCGGCCTTCACGGGCTGCACGATGCCCGTCTCGTTATTGGCCAGCATGACGGCGACCATCGGCAGGCCCCTGGCCTTGTCATGGCCCTGCAGCAGGACTTCCAGCGCCTCGATATCGACAATACCGGCGCGCGTGACCGGAACAGTCGTCACGTTCTCGCGGACGAAACGGCCGCCTTCGCGAACTGCCGGATGCTCGATCTCGGAAACATAGAGGTGGCCGATGGCAAGCGGCGTGCGCCCCATGCGATAGTCGGGCGTCAGGACGAGGTTCGCCGCCTCGGTCGCGCCACTGGTGAAGATGACATGGGCAGGGGCCGTATTGACGAGCGCGGCGACATCACGCCGCGCAGCCTCCACCAGCATGCGCAAGGCCCGGCCCTCGCCGTGCACGGAAGACGGATTGCCGACCATGTCGAGCGCCGCGACGAAGGCCTCGCGCGCCGCTGCCAGCAAGGGCGCGGTGGCGTTCCAGTCGAGATATGTGCGCTCCGTCTTCGTCATTCGTTATCCGTGCGCGGGGGTCCAAGTTTCGGACGGCGTGCATTTTTCTTGAAATGTCCGCCGGGCTTGCCTTATGACACCAGCTTCATAGCGCCCGATGCGCCTAAACAGTTTCGAATAGTTCTAAACTAGGTTCTAGAAAAGCTGAGTGCTTTCGTCAAGACTTCAATTGACAAGAATCCGTTCCTGAACGCGAACTTGCCGGAGTAAGAATGCCCGAAATCATCTTCAACGGACCCGCCGGTCGCCTTGAGGGCCGTTACCAGCCGTCCAAGCAGAAGAACGCCCCGATCGCCATCGTGCTGCACCCGCATCCGCAGTTCGGCGGCACGATGAACAACCAGATCGTCTACCAGCTCTTCTACATGTTCCAGAAGCGCGGTTTTACGACGCTCCGTTTCAATTTCCGCGGCATCGGCCGCAGCCAGGGTGAGTTCGACCACGGCGCGGGGGAACTCTCCGACGCCGCCTCGGCGCTCGACTGGGTGCAGAGCCTGCATCCCGATTCCAAGAGCTGCTGGGTCGCCGGCTACTCCTTCGGCGCCTGGATCGGCATGCAACTCCTGATGCGCCGCCCGGAGATCGAGGGCTTCATGTCCATCGCCCCGCAGCCGAACATCTACGACTTCTCGTTCCTCGCCCCCTGCCCGTCCTCCGGCCTCATCATCAACGGCGACGCCGACAAGGTTGCGCCGGAGAAGGACGTCAACGGCCTCGTCGAGAAGCTGAAGACGCAAAAGGGCATCCTGATCACGCACAAGACCGTGTCGGGCGCCAACCATTTCTTCAACGGCCAGACCGAGACGCTGATGGCGGAATGCGAGGATTATCTCGACCGACGCCTTGCCGGCGAACTGACGCCCGAGCCGGCCGCCAAGCGCATCCGCTGAACGGCCTGAAACCGAAGACATCAAGCCCGATGGCCCCGCCGTCGGGCTTTTTCTTTCCCGTCAGTTCGCCCGCTTGACGACCTCGAGCACCACGGCCGGCGGCTCGGCCTCGCGCACGAAATCGCGGCCGGCACTCTTGGCGGCATAGAGCGCATCGTCGGCGCGGCGCATGGCGAAGCGCAAGGGCTCCTTCTCACCGATCTCGGCGACGCCGAAGCTGGACGTCACGCGCACGGCCGGCGGAAGCCCCGCAATGGGCGACACCGCGCGCGTCGCCCGCAGCGCGTGGGCGAACAGCAAGGCGGCCTCCTTACCCGTATGCGGCAGGAACAGCAGGAACTCCTCCCCACCGATACGCGCGGCCAGCGCGCCCTTCGGCGCCGCCGCGCGAAGCATCTCGCCGAAGGCGCGGATAGCCGCGTCCCCGCCCTGATGACCGTGGGTGTCGTTGACCGCCTTGAAGTGATCGAGGTCGCAGAGGACGATGCTGTGCGGCCTCTGCCCGGCCATCAGCGCATCGACGCGATTGTCGAAGCCACGGCGATTGAGCAGGCCGGAAAGCGGGTCGATCTCGGCATTGACCTTCTCGTCCGCGACGATCTCCAGCACCAGCACGCAGAGCAGCATGAGGCCGACGGCGACGATGAGCACCGCCCCCATGCTTTGCGACAAAAGGGCGAACTGGCTGGCAAGGTAATCCCTCGCCGTCTCACCCGAACCGGCGAGAACGGCCGCGAAGGCCTTGGCGACGAAATGGACGCTTGTAACCGCCAGCAACACGACGAGCGCCCGGTCGACGAAGGATTTCGCCCGCGCCCTGAAGGCCGCGAAGGCGCTCAAGCCGAGCGTCACAGCAAAGGGCGTCTGATAGAGAAGCGCGTGCTGCAAGGTGCCGCGCGGCAGATCGTAGATAACATAATCCAGCGCGACGAAGGCGGCGAAAAGGGCGGCCAGCCCCCACCGGTTCGTCTTCAGGCCATAGAGGCGGCCGATCCCGACGCGCAGCATGAACATGCCGCCGAGCATGGAGGCGAAGGCGAGGATCGCCCAGGGCTTCGGCGGGGGAACATAGGCGACGAGCAGCTCGAAGACGGTCGACAGGGAGGCGACGGCGAAACAGCCGGCAAACCAGCGGGCAGCGGCACGATTGCGGCTCCGAGCGGAAACCGCCAGGAAAAACAGGCAAAAACACTGCGCGATGAGAAAATTCACCGTCAGCAGGAAACCCGCGCCACTCATCGGCCACCCTACGCAAGACACAAGGGCCGCCCCGGGAGCGAACGGCCCGGAACGGTCTTCGCGGATACTAGGAAACGGCGGCGAAAAAAGCGTTAACCCGCAAGGACGTCCTTCGCCAGAACACCGCCGCTGACAGGCGCGCGGACGCCGGTCGTCGCCGGGAACGTCAGTGGCAGCGCGCGAAGGGAGCGCACGGCGAGATAGGCCCAGGCCTCCGCCTCCATGCTGTCGCCGTCAAGACCGACGGCCTCGGCGGCCACCACCTCCGCGCCCTCCACTCCGGCAAGCGCCGCAAGATCGCCCATGATCACGCGGTTGAGTCGACCGCCGCCGCACACGACATAGAGCCTCGGCCGCTCCGGCAGGTGGCGGGCGGAGCGAAGGATGGCGGCGGCGGTGACATGCGCCAGCGTGCGCGCGCCATCTTCAAGGCTCGCATCGGCTCCTTCAGGCGGGCGAAAATCGTTGCGATCGAGAGAGCGGCGCACCGGATCCGTGAAAAAGGCATGGCCCAGATAGCGTTCCGCAAGTTCCGCATCAACCCGGCCTTCCGAGGCGATCATGCCGCCCTGGTCATAGGGGATGCCGGCATGAGCCTCGACCCATTGGTCGATCAGCGTATTGCCCGGCCCACTGTCAAAGGCGACAATATCACCCCCGCTGCCGATGAAGGTGATGTTGGAAATGCCGCCGATATTGACGAAGACGACGGCCTTGCCGGAAGAGCGGGTAAGGCCGGCGGCGAGCGCGGCATGATAGGCGGGGATGAGCGGCGCGCCCTGCCCGCCATGCGCCATGTCGTTCGCCCGCATGTCGTAGACGGTGTCGATACCCGTCTCACGGGCGAGAAGCGCCCCATCGCCGAGCTGCACGGTCAGCGCCTCGTTGGGCCGGTGCAGCACCGTCTGGCCGTGGAAGCCGATGACATCGACATCGGAAGGCGCAAGATTGTTTTCCGCAAGGAACGCCCGCACCGCTTCCGCATGGCGAAGGGTCAATTCTCGCTCGATCCCGGCAAGATCACCCGGCCGCTCGCGACGCTCGCCCATCGTCTTGGCCGTTTCCAGCGCGGCCTGCAGCCGGCGGCGGAAGGCGGCGTCGTAGGAGCGTCCCGTGGACGGACCACGCTCGACGACCGCCTCGCCATCCGTGCGCAACAATGCCACGTCGATGCCGTCGAGGCTCGTGCCGCTCATCAAACCGATCGCCGTCCGCATAACCGTCATTCCATCTGCTCCAGACTCACTTTTGAAGTGATCATGTCGGCTAAAGATGATAAACGCCGCCCCGAAACAATCCCACCAGAGAAGACAGGCCATGTCCGAATTCAAATCCGATTTCCTTCGCACGCTGAAAGAGCGCGGCTTCATCCACCAGATTTCCGATGAAACCGGCCTCGACGACCTCCTCGCCAAGGAAACCGTGACCGCCTATATCGGCTATGATCCGACGGCATCGAGCCTGCATGTCGGCCACCTGACGCAGATCATGCTACTGCACTGGTTCCAGGCGACCGGGCACCGGCCCATCTCCCTGATGGGCGGCGGCACCGGCATGGTCGGCGATCCCTCGTTCAAGGACGAAGCGCGCAAGCTGATGACGGTCGAGACGATCGAGGAGAACATCGTCTCCCTGAAGCACGTCTTCGCCAACTATCTGGATTATGACCACGCCCGCAATCCGGCGTTGATGATCAACAACGCCGAGTGGCTGCGTCCCCTCAACTATCTGGAATTCCTGCGCGATGTCGGCCGCCACTTCTCGGTAAACCGCATGCTGTCGTTCGACAGCGTGAAGACGCGCCTCGACCGGGAGCATTCCCTGTCCTTCCTCGAATTCAACTACATGATCCTCCAGGCATACGACTTCGTCGAGCTTTCGAACCGTTACGGCTGCCGCCTGCAGATGGGCGGCTCCGACCAGTGGGGCAATATCATCAACGGCATCGACCTCGGTCACCGCATGGGCACGCCGCAGCTCTTTGCTCTCACCTCTCCGCTCCTGACGACCTCTTCCGGCGCGAAGATGGGCAAATCGGCATCCGGCGCGGTCTGGCTCAACAAGGACCTGCTGCCCGTCTACGATTTCTGGCAGTATTGGCGGAATACCGAGGACGCGGACGTCGTGCGCTTCGCGAAGCTTTTCACGACCTTGCCGATGGACGAGATTGCTCGCCTCGAAAAGCTCGGTGGTTCGGAAATCAACGAGGCCAAGAAGATCCTCGCTACGGAAGTAACCGCGATACTGCACGGCCGCGATGCGGCCGAACAGGCCGCGGAGACCGCGCGCAAAACCTTCGAGGAAGGCGCGATTGCCGATAACCTGCCCTCCATCGACGTCGCGACCGGTGAACTGGAAGCCGGCATCGGCCTCCTGACGCTCGTGGTGAAGGCCGGCCTTGCCGCCTCCAACGGCGAGGCGCGCCGCCACGTCCAGGGCGGCGCGGTGCGCATCAACGACGTCGCGGTCTCCGACGAGCGCCGCGCCATCGGCACGGCCGACGTGTCCGCCGACGGCGTGATCAAGCTGTCGCTCGGCAAGAAGAAGCACATCCTCGTTCGCCCGGCCTGAGCCTTGCAACGATCGTGAAGGATAGAGGCCGCCTCCGGGCGGCCTTTTTCATTGGAACTCGAAGATGTTACGGAAGACGCCGGGGGCGATGATCGACAGCGGGTTGATGGTGAGGTTCGGCTTGTCGAACGGACCGGAGAGCTTGAAGGTGATACCGATCAGGCCGCGGTCGTTACCGTTGCCGAGGATGAGGCCGATCAGCGGAAGCTCGGCGAAGAGCCGGTTGAGACCGTAGGCCGGCATGAAGGTGCCGGTCATCTCCGTCTGGCCGCTTGCATCGCGCACCGTGCCCTGGAAGGTGGCGCCGACCATGTCGCCGCGCACCACGCCGTTGGCGAGACTGAGCGCGCCGCCGCCCGCGCGCACCTGCGCAAAGCCTCGCGAGAACTTCACGGCGCTGACATCGATCTCGCGGCGAACGGCGTCATTGAGGCTGCGCCCACCGTCTCCCGCAGGCGTCGAGACCAGCGAGCGAAGCCGCTCTTCGCCGACGAGGGAGAAATTGCGGATATCGACCGAGCCGAGCCAGCCGTCGTCCGCCTCGCGCAGCCGGACATTGAGAAGGCCCCCCTGCATGTGGCGGTAGACATCCGCGAACCGCGCGACCGCGCCCGCATCGCCGCTGGTCAACTGGATGACGCCGCCGCCATCCCGGGCGAGCTGCCCCACCACCGGTGCGCCGCCGGACGTCATGGCCGAAAGGTCGAGCGCCGAGATACGTCCGCCAGCCGTGGCGTAGCGGAAAGCGACATTGGAAAGGCTCTCGCCGTTGAAGCCGACCGCACGCGACAGATTGGCCTCGACTGTCATCCCCTGCTTGCCGGCACTTGCGCCGTCGCCGCCGCCCGTCTGGTTCTTGAGGCGCGCCAGCACCTGGCGGATATCGGCGGCCTCGCCGTCGGCCACCACGGAATAGCCCGCCTTGCCACGCGCGATCTTCAACCGGAACCGATCGTTGGCCGAAAGCCGCACC
This DNA window, taken from Shinella zoogloeoides, encodes the following:
- the sufC gene encoding Fe-S cluster assembly ATPase SufC codes for the protein MLEIKNLHARIAEDGTEIIRGLNLTVKAGEVAAIMGPNGSGKSTLSYILSGREDYEVTEGDILYNGESILELDPAERASKGIFLAFQYPVEIPGVATMQFLKVAMNEQRKARGEGELTTPDFMRRVKEAAAELKIAPEMLRRPLNVGFSGGEKKRAEILQMSLLEPKLCVLDETDSGLDIDALKIVADGVNALRSPDRAVIVITHYQRLLDYIVPDTVHVLYKGQVIKSGDKTLAHELEANGYADIIGAAA
- a CDS encoding SUF system Fe-S cluster assembly protein, with translation MSLDAMEDKIDVRDGIVHSAIPADELARLSDDVISALKTVYDPEIPADIFELGLIYKIDIEDDRMVKIDMTLTAPGCPVAGEMPGWVENAVGAVEGVSGVEVKMTFDPPWTPDRMSEEAQVAVGWY
- a CDS encoding anhydro-N-acetylmuramic acid kinase, coding for MTVMRTAIGLMSGTSLDGIDVALLRTDGEAVVERGPSTGRSYDAAFRRRLQAALETAKTMGERRERPGDLAGIERELTLRHAEAVRAFLAENNLAPSDVDVIGFHGQTVLHRPNEALTVQLGDGALLARETGIDTVYDMRANDMAHGGQGAPLIPAYHAALAAGLTRSSGKAVVFVNIGGISNITFIGSGGDIVAFDSGPGNTLIDQWVEAHAGIPYDQGGMIASEGRVDAELAERYLGHAFFTDPVRRSLDRNDFRPPEGADASLEDGARTLAHVTAAAILRSARHLPERPRLYVVCGGGRLNRVIMGDLAALAGVEGAEVVAAEAVGLDGDSMEAEAWAYLAVRSLRALPLTFPATTGVRAPVSGGVLAKDVLAG
- a CDS encoding cysteine desulfurase family protein — its product is MTKTERTYLDWNATAPLLAAAREAFVAALDMVGNPSSVHGEGRALRMLVEAARRDVAALVNTAPAHVIFTSGATEAANLVLTPDYRMGRTPLAIGHLYVSEIEHPAVREGGRFVRENVTTVPVTRAGIVDIEALEVLLQGHDKARGLPMVAVMLANNETGIVQPVKAAAEVVRRHGGLLVVDAVQAVGRMPVDIEALDADFLIISSHKLGGPKGAGALVTRGEVLMPAPLIRGGGQEKGHRSGTENPAALAGFAAAARAAVADMAERNTRIAGLRDGLEAGMRLVANDVIVHGADGERIANTSFFSLPGLKSETGQIAFDLEGIALSAGSACSSGKVGQSHVLTAMGFDAMLGGLRVSLGAGSTQADVDRFLAAFSRVVSRRRVTGNAA
- a CDS encoding cysteine desulfurase; the encoded protein is MEHAPALAYDVEAIRKDFPILSKTLYGKPLVYLDNGASAQKPQVVIDAVAHAYSNEYANVHRGLHFLSNAATDAYEAAREKVRRFLNASSVDEIVFTKSSTEAINTVAYGYGMPKIGEGDEIVLSIMEHHSNIVPWHFIRERQGAKLVWAPVDETGAFQIEEFEKCLTERTKLIAITHMSNALGTIVPVKEVCRIARERGIPVLVDGSQGAVHMPVDVRDIDCDWYVMTGHKLYGPSGIGVLYGKMDRLREMRPFQGGGEMIVDVSEDIVTYNDPPHRFEAGTPPIVQAIGLGYALDYMEKIGRAAISAHEADLRDYAHERLSAINSLRIFGTAPGKGSIFSFELEGIHAHDVSMVIDRAGVAVRAGTHCAQPLLKRFGVTSTCRASFGLYNTRAEVDALADALDHARKFFA
- the sufB gene encoding Fe-S cluster assembly protein SufB; the protein is MPAVQETIDQVRQIDVDQYKYGFETKIEMDKAPKGLSEDIIRFISAKKDEPDWMLEWRLDAYRRWLTMEEPTWARVDYPKIDFNDLYYYAAPKNQSGPKSLDEVDPELLKTYEKLGIPLREQEILAGVEKSKIAVDAVFDSVSVVTTFKEELKKAGVIFMSISEAIREHPELVKKYLGSVVPATDNFYATLNTAVFTDGSFVFVPKGVRCPMELSTYFRINEKNTGQFERTLIIAEEGAYVSYLEGCTAPQRDENQLHAAVVELVALDDAEIKYSTVQNWYPGDKEGKGGIYNFVTKRGDCRGKNSKISWTQVETGSAITWKYPSCILRGDGSRGEFYSIAVSNGHQQIDSGTKMIHLGKNTSSRIVSKGISAGFSNNTYRGQVSAHRKAENARNFTQCDSLLIGDKCGAHTVPYIEAKNATAQFEHEATTSKISEDQLFYCLQRGIPTEAAIALIVNGFVKEVIQELPMEFAVEAQKLIGISLEGSVG
- a CDS encoding GGDEF domain-containing protein; the encoded protein is MSGAGFLLTVNFLIAQCFCLFFLAVSARSRNRAAARWFAGCFAVASLSTVFELLVAYVPPPKPWAILAFASMLGGMFMLRVGIGRLYGLKTNRWGLAALFAAFVALDYVIYDLPRGTLQHALLYQTPFAVTLGLSAFAAFRARAKSFVDRALVVLLAVTSVHFVAKAFAAVLAGSGETARDYLASQFALLSQSMGAVLIVAVGLMLLCVLVLEIVADEKVNAEIDPLSGLLNRRGFDNRVDALMAGQRPHSIVLCDLDHFKAVNDTHGHQGGDAAIRAFGEMLRAAAPKGALAARIGGEEFLLFLPHTGKEAALLFAHALRATRAVSPIAGLPPAVRVTSSFGVAEIGEKEPLRFAMRRADDALYAAKSAGRDFVREAEPPAVVLEVVKRAN
- the sufD gene encoding Fe-S cluster assembly protein SufD, yielding MNMQTGMKLSVAETALCEAYDNAIGELPGDGAVLAARDTLISDFKAAGLPTRRVEAWHYTDLKALLRAVPAFDPAASVAKVGPLVEGSSVVSVANGLADARATAEGVTVRTFKDALVDGTAAAGLAARDGDDAIGRINGAFVRDGFVLDLADGTELEAPLEIQTIQNAGQTHTRFPAAFGANTKATVIERHVAGGENAAFVTTVSDITLADGAEITWIILQTQGAADTHLGQIRITLGTDAKLRLYVVNAGGKLVRQEIHVVVSGEGSDLTLRGINLLGGETHTDVTFTVGHDVPNTTSSEVIRNVIFDRARGVFQGQIRVAPDAQKTDAKMSCNTLLLSDEADFSAKPELEIFADDVQCGHGATVIDIDHTQLYYLMARGIPENKARAMLVNAFVAEIVEELEDEPLVEALEGIIAAWLEKHA
- a CDS encoding alpha/beta hydrolase translates to MPEIIFNGPAGRLEGRYQPSKQKNAPIAIVLHPHPQFGGTMNNQIVYQLFYMFQKRGFTTLRFNFRGIGRSQGEFDHGAGELSDAASALDWVQSLHPDSKSCWVAGYSFGAWIGMQLLMRRPEIEGFMSIAPQPNIYDFSFLAPCPSSGLIINGDADKVAPEKDVNGLVEKLKTQKGILITHKTVSGANHFFNGQTETLMAECEDYLDRRLAGELTPEPAAKRIR